From a single Solanum dulcamara chromosome 4, daSolDulc1.2, whole genome shotgun sequence genomic region:
- the LOC129884906 gene encoding uncharacterized protein LOC129884906, whose protein sequence is MQEKSRTMVARRAWNVLRLSLLWARKGGIFKNKHLVDLRLLPKYIKSLRHTNDHYRTLYYGEREFSFDDTPIIHVKMHRPASLRFKMPNIPCIKPQVDNNNDDAPRKSFLNTVDQLEDECVSCEEISCDEAIDMKAEEFIAKFYEQIKLQRQLSYLQYHDTLAN, encoded by the coding sequence ATGCAAGAAAAGTCGAGAACGATGGTTGCTCGTAGAGCTTGGAATGTTCTCCGCCTATCCTTGTTATGGGCCAGAAAAGGTGGCATTTTCAAGAACAAGCACCTCGTGGATCTCCGTTTGCTTCCTAAGTATATTAAAAGCCTCCGTCATACCAATGATCACTACCGGACACTATATTATGGGGAGCGTGAGTTTTCCTTTGATGACACTCCTATTATTCATGTTAAGATGCATCGCCCTGCTTCCTTGCGTTTCAAGATGCCCAACATTCCCTGCATCAAACCTCAAGTcgataataataatgacgatGCTCCTAGGAAGAGCTTTTTGAATACTGTGGATCAATTAGAGGATGAGTGTGTAAGCTGCGAGGAGATCAGTTGTGATGAAGCTATTGATATGAAGGCGGAGGAGTTCATTGCAAAGTTCTATGAGCAAATAAAGCTTCAAAGACAATTATCATATTTACAATACCATGACACCCTCGCTAATTAA